One stretch of Prunus persica cultivar Lovell chromosome G1, Prunus_persica_NCBIv2, whole genome shotgun sequence DNA includes these proteins:
- the LOC18790740 gene encoding protein MEMO1 — MEKARRASHAGSWYTDNPRKLSEELEGWLRESGLTKSPDVRGVIAPHAGYSYSGRAAAYAFGNIDPTNITRVFLLGPSHHYYTSKCALSTATVYKTPIGDLTIDLEVIEELKATGKFELMDIRVDEAEHSMEMHLPYLAKVFEGHQVKVVPILVGSLKAESEAMYGQLLGKYVDDPQNFFSVSSDFCHWGSRFNYTHYDKKHGAIHKSIEALDRIGMDIIETGNPDAFKEYLLEFDNTICGRHPISVFLHMLKNCSTSIKINFLRYEQSSQCKTMRDSSVSYASAAAKVDA; from the exons ATGGAGAAAGCCAGAAGAGCATCGCATGCTGGTTCCTGGTACACCGATAACC ctAGGAAGTTGTCGGAAGAGCTTGAAGGATGGCTGAGAGAATCTGGGCTCACTAAATCTCCTGATGTCCGAGGTGTCATTGCTCC GCATGCAGGTTATTCATATTCAGGTCGTGCTGCTGCCTATGCATTTGGCAACATAGACCCAACAAACAT TACCCGGGTGTTCCTTCTTGGTCCATCTCACCACTATTACACTTCAAAGTGTGCTCTTTCAACAGCCACAGTTTACAAGACCCCCATAGGGGACCTAACTATCGATTTGGAAG TAATTGAGGAGCTAAAAGCAACTGGAAAATTTGAACTGATGGATATTCGCGTTGATGAGGCTGAACATAGCATGGAAATGCACTTACCGTATCTTGCTAAAGTTTTTGAGGG GCACCAGGTTAAAGTTGTACCCATTCTCGTTGGTTCTCTTAAGGCTGAAAGTGAAGCCATGTATGGACAGTTGCTTGGCAAATACGTGGATGATCCACAAAATTTCTTCTCGGTGTCGTCAGATTTTTGTCATTGGGGGTCTCG ATTTAATTACACGCACTATGACAAGAAACATGGGGCCATACACAAATCTATTGAGGCTTTGGACAGGATTGGAATGGATATAATAGAAACTGGAAATCCAGATGCATTCAAAGAGTATCTGTTGGAGTTTGATAACACCATTTGTGGGCGCCACCCAATTAGTGTGTTTCTGCAT ATGCTGAAGAACTGTTCAACGAGCATAAAGATCAATTTTCTCCGATATGAGCAGTCGAGTCAGTGCAAAACTATGAGGGACAGCAGCGTAAGTTATGCATCTGCCGCGGCAAAGGTAGATGCTTGA